A region of the Exiguobacterium aurantiacum DSM 6208 genome:
GAAATCGTGTCGACACGACATTCCACGTACGTTTGATTTTCCACTTCAAAAAAAGTGGCCGTCGGGAACGCCTGGGTCGACGCTTTAGTCGTCAACGGTTGGGACAACGTGACCGTGCCGACCCAACGGCGATCGCCGTCGGGTGTGAGGGCGAGGGCTTCGTCCGGATAACAGGCGTCTAAGACGCTCGTTCGATCCGCTTCAGTCATCTCGATTTGTTGCCCAGACGGCAACGTCGCCCGTCCTTGATAGTACTCTGGTGCTGTATGTAAGCGAAACGCTTGTTCTTCTTCGCATCCGAACAAAAACGTTAAAATGGCAAGTGTACAGAAAATCAGGTACTTTTTCACATCGATGCTCTCCTTCAATGAATAACTTTCATCATTTTAGCACCAATTTTTTGTGACTTTAGGCTTAGGAAAATTAAAGTGTTTTTTTAAAAAAAAGACGAAAAACCCGCTCGACTTGAACTGAGCGGGCTTTGTTTACACTTATGGATATGAAATGGTATTTCAAGTTTTTTTGAGTTGTCGATTTTTGACGAAAAATCGAGGTTTATCAATCGTCCCGTTAAAACGATAATAATCTCTATAATTTTCATATGGTACGTAAAAGGATTAAACTGTTTATTTTTACCTTCAATCGACGTCGCGGCCACGAGCGGCCTTCAAAATTTCGAACCATTCTTCTCGTGTGAGCTCGATTTTAAGCGCTTCAACGCCGCTCTGGACTCGTTCTATTTTCCCAGAACCGATGATTGGCAAGATACGAGCTGGATGCGCGAGCAACCAGGCGTACACGACTGTATCGATTCCGCTCACGTCATGGCGTGCGGCAATCGTGTGGAGCGTGTCACGGAGTGGAGCGTAGTCCTCTTCTGAGAACAAACGGCCGCCGGCGAGCGGGCTCCAGGCCATGAGCGGCATCCGTTCTTCATGGCACAGGTCGACCGCCCCGTCCTCGAAATGCTTCAGTTGCATCGGAGACAGTTCGAGCTGATTCGTGACGAGCTTGAACGGCAAACGAGACTGAAGGAGACGCTGTTGTGACGGCAAGTGGTTTGACACTCCGAACGTCCGGACTTTTCCGCTCTCGTGTAATGCGGTGAACGCCTCGGCGACTTCGTCCGGGTCCATCAAAGGGTCGGGACGATGGATCAACAACGTGTCGATCTGGTCGATGGCAAGCTCTTGTAACGACCGCTCGGCTTGGCGGATAATATGTGCTTTCGTCGTGTCGTAATGATTGAGCGTCTGGCCTGGGTTGAAGTCGCCCGTCAATTTGATGCCCGTCTTCGTCACGATTTCGATTTGGTCGCGAAGTTCTGGCTTCAAACGAAGCGCTTCTCCAAATAAGCCTTCACACGTGTACCCGCCGTAAATGTCGGCGTGATCGAACGTCGTGATCCCAAGCTCGATACACTGCTCGATGAATGTGAGGCGTTCTTGCGTAGACATGTCCCATTCAGCGAGACGCCACATGCCGTGGACGATGCGTGAAAACGATAAATCTTCCGTTAGTGCGATTCGTTGCATAATCGATTCCTCCTAATTGTCTGTCGCTTACATTATACGGATAAACAGACCGAGCGTCACTTCGTCGGTTCAAGGAGCGGGTCAAATGTTTGAAATTCCGGTATGATAAGGACACAACGAGAAAGAGGAGTCCTTCATGAACCGTTACGATTTACTGGCTGACGTGTCGTTTGACCAGTCCGGCGAGGAGACGCGTGTAATGCATATGCACGAAAGCCTCGAGTTGCATGGTATCGGGCGCAGCGCCGCTGTGTTTCGAATTAACGGTACCCGTCTCGTCATCAAAGTGTTTTTCCCTGGCTTCACGCATATCGCGGCCGAGGAAGCGGTCGTTTATGAGACGCTAGAACCTCTTCCGCAGTTCCCACGCTTATACGAGGTCGGACCGAACTATATCGTCATCGATTATATCGAAGGAAAGACGCTGTTCGAATGTCTGACCGAAGGGATTTGGATTGACGCGGCGTATGTTGACGATGTCGACGCGGCGCTCAGCGCGGCGCGGAGGCGCGGTCTCACCCCGTCAGATGTTCATCTGCGGAATATCATCTTGAGCTCGGACGGTCGTATCTTTTTAATCGATTTGGCCAGATTTCGCCAAGGTCAACAAATTGATCACCAATGGGAAGACTTGAAGCGGATGTATCGTATTTATCGGCTTCGTTTCGTGCCAAAGCGCTATTCCGAACGGTTGTTGAACGCGGTCGCTTTCTGGTATCGAACGGTCGTTTTTCTTTTGCGGATTAGGGAACAACAATAACGTGTCGTTGTTGTCGTTTCATTTAGCAAAAGGAGGATGTACGTATGCATCGGATTTATGCGAACGAACTGGAGACGTTACATGACTGTGTCGAGACGTGCAATTACTGTTTAGAATCGTGTTTAGAAGAGAAAGACGTGAAGATGATGGTCGATTGCATCCGGCTCGACCGGGAGTGTGCGGCGATGTGTGCATTTCTCGCCGAGGCGATGACGCGTGATTCCGCGTTCGTACCGGAACTCGCCCGGGCGTGTGCCGTCGTCTGTAAGGCGTGCGCCCAAGAGTGTGAGAAACATAAACATGAGCATTGCCAAGAGTGCGCCCGGGTCTGCTTCGAGTGCGCCTCGATGTGTGACCGTTTGGCGGCGTGAACAAAGGATGGTCAGTCGACGCGGCTGGCCTTTTTTTGTAAGCGCGCGTCGACGCGTGTGTTTTTCGAGTTGGATACGTATAATGAAGAAAAACTTATGAGAGTGGTGGATGTATGATTCGCAATTGCCGACGTGACGACCTTCAAGCCGTTTTACATATTTATAATGATGCCATCGTCAACAGTACTGCCGTGTACCATTACGAACCGGTCACGTTCCAAAACCGGGTCGCCTGGTATGAAGACAAGAAAGCGCAAGGGTTCCCGATGATCGTCTGGGAAGAAGGGGACGTCGTCATGGGATTTGCCACGTTCGGTCCGTTCCGTCCATGGCCGGCTTATAAGTATACGGTCGAACATTCCGTTTACGTCCACCCAGGGTATCGTGGGAAAGGGATTGGCAACAAGTTGCTCCGTGAGATCATCCGTCTCGCCGAGGCTCGGGAGTATAAGACGGTCATCGGAGGCATCGATGCGTCGAACGTGACGAGCATTCGGGCCCATGAAAAAGTTGGGTTCGTTCATTCAGGCACGATCAAACAGGCCGGCTATAAGTTTGGGAAGTGGCTCGACTTGTCATTTTATCAACTCGAATTGAAAGGTCCCGAGACGCCGGAAGAGGGCTGACCGGTAGCTGTCGAACGTCCCGAAATACGATATACTGGCTACAGTGAATCGAATGGAGGAATCAGCATGACAGAATTACCGAATTGTCCGAAATGCCAATCATCATACGTCTACGAGGACGGGAGCTTGCTCATCTGCCCGGAATGCGCCTACGAGTGGTCGCCGACCGAGGCGGCTGAAGCGGAAGCGAACGCGCAAATCAAAGACGCGAACGGGAACGTGCTCCAAGACGGGGACACGGTCACGGTCATCAAAGATTTGAAAGTGAAAGGGACGTCGCTCGTCGTCAAACAAGGCACGAAAGTGAAAGGGATCCGCCTCGTCGACGGCGACCATGACATCGACTGCAAGATCGATGGGTTCGGGGCGATGAAACTGAAGTCTGAGTTTGTAAAAAAACTATAAAAAAACTGTTTCGGTTCGTGGACCGAAACAGTTTTTTGTTTATGAGAAGAATGGTTTGTATTCCCGGCGTTCATGCATGACGGACACCCATTGGAGCGTCGTGAACTCCTCGAGCACCCATTCGCCGTTGAAACGGCCGAGACCCGAGTCTTTCTCGCCGCCAAACGGCAAGTGTGGCTCATCGTTCACCGATTGGTCGTTGACGTGAATCATTCCCGTCTCGACTTGACGGGCGAACTCGGTCGCGCGATACACCGAACCGTGGACGGCACCGCTCAGTCCATACGGGAGTTCGTTCGAGAGTTTCAGCGCCTCGGCGTCGTCTTTGAACGACAGAATGACGGCGACCGGTCCGAAAATCTCATTTTTAGCGAGCGGCATGTCATTCGTGACGCCGCTTAACACGGTCGGCTCGAGGACGTTCCCATCCGCTTTGCCGCCGACGTGGAGCGTCGCCCCAGCGTTGACCGTCTTGTCAATTTGATCGAGGATCCGCTCGACTTGGTCGTGGTCGATGAGCGGTCCGACTTGCGTGTCCGATTCGTTCGGGTTGCCGAACTTCAAGGCACGGACTCGTTCAACGAATTTCTCGAGGAACGCATCGTGAATCGATTCGGCGACGAGGATCCGGTTCGTCGACATACAGATTTGACCTTGGTGGAAGAACTTGCTGTACACGGCCGATTCGACGGCGCGGTCGATGTCGGCGTCGTCTAACACGACGAAGACGTTGTTGCCGCCGAGTTCGAGCGCGGTCTTTTTCAACGAGCGGCCCGCCTTCTCGGCGATACCTTTCCCGACTTCGGTCGAGCCGGTGAATGAGATGAGTTTAGGGATCGGGTGCTCGACGATGGCGTCGCCGATTTCCGAGCCACGACCGACGATCACGTTTAAGACGCCTTTTGGAAGGCCGGCCTCTTCAAATAATGAAGCGAAGAGGAGACCGCCCGTGACCGGTGTCGCCGTCGCCGGTTTGACGACGACCGTATTGCCCGTCGCGAGGGCCGAGACGATCGAGCGGACCGCGAGATGGAACGGGAAGTTCCAAGGACTGATGACGCCGATGACACCGAGCGGTTTCCGATAGACCCGGTTCTCTTTGTTCGGGACGATGGACGGTTTGATGAGCCCGTCCATCCGGAACGGGAACGTCGCCGCTTCTTTGATGATGGCGATCGAGGCGGCAAACTCACCTTCGGCCTTGATGCGGGTACTGCCCGACTCTTTGACGAGCCAGTCGATAATCTCATCCTTATGCTCGAGCGTCAGTTCCGCGAAACGTTCGATCAAGGCACGTCGGTCCTGCGGGAGCATCGTCGCCCACTCGGCTTGTGCTGCTTTCGCTACGCTGTAGGCGTTGTCTAAATCACTTTCGTCGGCCGATCGAATTGAGAACAATGTCTCGTCCGTGAACGGGTTCACGTTGTCGATCGACTTGTCGCTCGAGCCTTCGACCCACTGGCCGTTCATGTACATCTTCGTAAAATCGGTATGCATAACAACACTCCTTTTTCTTTTTGCTTCACCTTAAGAAGTATTCACCTGTTTTGAAAAAATAAACCTCTCGATGCGTAACTAACTTGTTTTACAAATTAGTTGCGATTGGTAGTCCCTTCCATTACTATTATGTATAACAAGTTAGTTTGATGAAAGTGAGGTCGCGCCATGGCGATGAGTCAAATGTTGAAAGGGTTGCTCGAGGGTTGCCTGTTGGCCATCATCGATAAAGGAGAGACGTACGGCTATGAGATGTCGGAGAAACTACAGGCGTACGGCTTCACGATGGTGAGCGAGGGTAGTATCTATCCGGTATTGTTACGGATGAAGAAAGACGGCTGGGTCGAAACGATTCAAAAAACACTGCCATCCGGAGGCCCGAAACGAAAATATTATATTTTGACGGATGCGGGACGGCAAGAATTGCTAGCCTTCAAACAACGTTGGGCGGAAGTATCAAGCGGCGTCGACCGTGTACTCAGAGAGGGGAATGAAGATGGAACTTTCAAAAAAGAGTCGTAATTTTTTGGATGATTTAGCAGTCTATCTTATGTCGAGCGGAAAATCGGAAGAGGAAGTGCAAGACGTTGTCGCCGAGTTGAAAGATCATCTCGAGGAAGCGGAACGGGCAGGAAAAAGTGTGGACGATGTCGTCGGCCAAAGTCCGAAAGCCTACATGCAACATCTCGGGCATGAAATGGCGTTTGATGGAAAAGGCTTTTTCAAAATCATCGCGATGTTGGTTCCGAACGTGTTTGCTTACATTATCATCGGAAATTTCATTCAAGGCGAGATGACGTTCTCGACGGCCCAGTTGGTTGGGTTCCCGCTCGTCGCCGTTCTGTTCTTGCTGGCCGCCGCACAAGCGTTCCGCAACATGTCGGTCCGCTCGACAGAAAGCAAAATTAAAACCGGGGCGACGTACATCGCGCTCGCCGCGTTGCCGATGACATTGTTCCTTGGACTGATGATACTCGACATCTTCGTCGAGATGCCGACGATCGTGTTCGGTCCAACCGCTCAACTCGTATTGTTCGGTCTGGCCGTCATCACGTTGCTCCTCGTCTCGATTTGGACGAAGACGTGGATCAATCTGATTATCCCGCTTCTCTTATTCGGGCCGCAGTACGCGCTCGCTCAGACGAAGCTGCCGCTCGAGCAACAACTGATATTCTCGATGTTGATTTTGGTCGTCGGGATGGGAATCTTCTTGTTCGTCTGGTGGAAAAAGAATCAACAGGGGCAAGCCTGATGCTAGGGCGAATCATCTTCGTCGTCCTCCTGTGTCTGCCGTGGGGTTTCTTCGTGACAGCATCAGACTTTCTTTTTGGGAATGCGTTCGGGTATGTCGTGATTCCGGCCGTTATATGGTGGGGCGCGTGGCGATTTGGCCGGCGTGACTGGTTTAGATGGATTGCTTTAGGGCTACTCGTCTCGTATCTTCTGTCCACGGCCATAATTGGGCACATCGATGGGGCATGGGATTACTTCTTCAAGCCGTTAAATCAATCCATTGTGATGAACATTTGGATGGTTGTGTTCGCGAGTGGGGTCGTTGTGGCATGTCTGTACCGTTGGGCCTTTGAAAAAACACGCGAGTCTGCTTAACGTCGGACGCGGCTGGGAATAGGCAACTGAAAGCCAATAGAGAAAGAAGGGATTCCCATTGCCAGTCAATCCGACGATTCAATTTTATTTGAACCAGTTTCAAAATCAGCTCCCGACCACATATGACCAATTGGATCCGCTCGAATTGAGACGACAAGAAGATGCGATGATGACCCGGTTTCAACATAGAGAGCACGTGCACGAGGTTGAGGACCGTCTCATTCCATTACCGGGACGGACGATTCCGATTCGTATCTATCGGACGGGTCATGGGATTGCGCCGGCCCTCGTCTATTATCACGGAGGCGGCTACGTCACGGGGAGTCTCGACACGCACGATGCGATTTGCCGGACTATCGCGAATGAGGCCGACTGTACCGTCATCTCGGTCAGTTACCGACTCGCACCAGAACATAAATTTCCGACGGCCGTTTACGATAGCTTTGATGCGCTCGCCTGGGTCGCCGAACATGCGGTAACACTCCGGGTGGACGCCTCTCGTCTCGCCGTCGGAGGCGACAGCGCCGGCGGGACGCTTGCCACGGTGAGTGCCTTGATTGCGCTCGAGCGAGGTGGCCCGTCTATCGTGCATCAGCTCTTGTTCTACCCGGTCACGGGGACCGAGGAAAATTTACCGTTGTCTTTGATCGAATATGCCAACGGCTACTTGCTCGACGAAGGATTGATTCGCTGGTTCCAGCAGCAATATTTTAATGATGAGACGGAATTGGCACATCCGTATGCGTCGCCGATCTTGTCCCCATACTTGGCGGAATTGCCACCGACGACCCTTCTCACGGCGGAGTACGATCCGCTTCGGGACCTCGGGCGGGCGTATGCGAACAAGCTCGTCAGCCTCGGTGTCCCCGTTGACTATAAGAACTATGCCGGATTGATTCACGGATTTGCGAACTATTACTTTTACGTGCCAGAAGCGAAACGCGCTGTGAGAGAGGCGGCCCGATCGTTACGAGATACGTTCGCACATGAAAAAACTCGCCCGTGAGGCGAGTTTTTTCATGCTTGCGACAAATAAGGGAAGCGACAACCTTCAGGGAAAAACTCCCCTTCGTTCATGCGAATCATCCATGGACCGTCGCTGGACGGACGTTGCTCCACACTATCCAGGTCGGGCGTAAATTGAAAGACAATTTCCGTGATGCCTTCAAAAGAGAGGCGTGCCACGACGTCACGCATATCGACAGGACGCGGCGACAGCACGGCGTACAGAATTAAACGCGAGCGCTCGATTATATAAATGACATGGACGTCATCGAAACGATACACGTCCTCGTCCATCCCTTGATAGTAATGGAACATCCAAATGTGCATATCGTCTGTCGCATAGAGGCGCGGTGAAAACGGGAGTGACTCCAGTTTGAAACGCCGCCACTGTTCGGCATCGACTTCGACATGTTCGAGTGGGGAGGCCGATCCCGAGACTGAAACGAATAGCTCCGGTTCGGGTTGGGCGGAGAACCCCTGTTGCTCGTAAAACGGTGCAAGCCTTTCGTTACAAGCCAAAAAATAAGGCAACCCATCCGTGTCATGCTGCTTGAACAAGTGCTTAAAGATGCGGGTGGCGAGCCCTTCTCCTTGTCGGATTTCGTCCGTCATGACCGTTCCGATTTGATACGCTTCGCGCGCGGTTCCGTCCATCATCACTGTCATCCGGCTCATTCCGACGCTCGAGATGACATTCCGATAGAACGTCAATGAATAGCAGCGATAACGGTCAGTCCATTCTCCAGCTTTGTACCACTCGCGAAAATCGATGCCGAATGTCTCGTCGGCTAAGTAAAAAAACGATTCGAGTTCTTTTTCCGAATACTCGAGGTTGGTGATTGGCTGTTTCGGCATATGGTTTGCTCCTTTTTTGAACTTCGATGTC
Encoded here:
- a CDS encoding GNAT family N-acetyltransferase: MPKQPITNLEYSEKELESFFYLADETFGIDFREWYKAGEWTDRYRCYSLTFYRNVISSVGMSRMTVMMDGTAREAYQIGTVMTDEIRQGEGLATRIFKHLFKQHDTDGLPYFLACNERLAPFYEQQGFSAQPEPELFVSVSGSASPLEHVEVDAEQWRRFKLESLPFSPRLYATDDMHIWMFHYYQGMDEDVYRFDDVHVIYIIERSRLILYAVLSPRPVDMRDVVARLSFEGITEIVFQFTPDLDSVEQRPSSDGPWMIRMNEGEFFPEGCRFPYLSQA
- a CDS encoding aldehyde dehydrogenase family protein, with amino-acid sequence MHTDFTKMYMNGQWVEGSSDKSIDNVNPFTDETLFSIRSADESDLDNAYSVAKAAQAEWATMLPQDRRALIERFAELTLEHKDEIIDWLVKESGSTRIKAEGEFAASIAIIKEAATFPFRMDGLIKPSIVPNKENRVYRKPLGVIGVISPWNFPFHLAVRSIVSALATGNTVVVKPATATPVTGGLLFASLFEEAGLPKGVLNVIVGRGSEIGDAIVEHPIPKLISFTGSTEVGKGIAEKAGRSLKKTALELGGNNVFVVLDDADIDRAVESAVYSKFFHQGQICMSTNRILVAESIHDAFLEKFVERVRALKFGNPNESDTQVGPLIDHDQVERILDQIDKTVNAGATLHVGGKADGNVLEPTVLSGVTNDMPLAKNEIFGPVAVILSFKDDAEALKLSNELPYGLSGAVHGSVYRATEFARQVETGMIHVNDQSVNDEPHLPFGGEKDSGLGRFNGEWVLEEFTTLQWVSVMHERREYKPFFS
- a CDS encoding HAAS domain-containing protein, coding for MDDLAVYLMSSGKSEEEVQDVVAELKDHLEEAERAGKSVDDVVGQSPKAYMQHLGHEMAFDGKGFFKIIAMLVPNVFAYIIIGNFIQGEMTFSTAQLVGFPLVAVLFLLAAAQAFRNMSVRSTESKIKTGATYIALAALPMTLFLGLMILDIFVEMPTIVFGPTAQLVLFGLAVITLLLVSIWTKTWINLIIPLLLFGPQYALAQTKLPLEQQLIFSMLILVVGMGIFLFVWWKKNQQGQA
- a CDS encoding serine/threonine protein kinase — protein: MNRYDLLADVSFDQSGEETRVMHMHESLELHGIGRSAAVFRINGTRLVIKVFFPGFTHIAAEEAVVYETLEPLPQFPRLYEVGPNYIVIDYIEGKTLFECLTEGIWIDAAYVDDVDAALSAARRRGLTPSDVHLRNIILSSDGRIFLIDLARFRQGQQIDHQWEDLKRMYRIYRLRFVPKRYSERLLNAVAFWYRTVVFLLRIREQQ
- a CDS encoding four-helix bundle copper-binding protein; protein product: MHRIYANELETLHDCVETCNYCLESCLEEKDVKMMVDCIRLDRECAAMCAFLAEAMTRDSAFVPELARACAVVCKACAQECEKHKHEHCQECARVCFECASMCDRLAA
- a CDS encoding alpha/beta hydrolase; translation: MPVNPTIQFYLNQFQNQLPTTYDQLDPLELRRQEDAMMTRFQHREHVHEVEDRLIPLPGRTIPIRIYRTGHGIAPALVYYHGGGYVTGSLDTHDAICRTIANEADCTVISVSYRLAPEHKFPTAVYDSFDALAWVAEHAVTLRVDASRLAVGGDSAGGTLATVSALIALERGGPSIVHQLLFYPVTGTEENLPLSLIEYANGYLLDEGLIRWFQQQYFNDETELAHPYASPILSPYLAELPPTTLLTAEYDPLRDLGRAYANKLVSLGVPVDYKNYAGLIHGFANYYFYVPEAKRAVREAARSLRDTFAHEKTRP
- a CDS encoding zinc ribbon domain-containing protein YjdM, with protein sequence MTELPNCPKCQSSYVYEDGSLLICPECAYEWSPTEAAEAEANAQIKDANGNVLQDGDTVTVIKDLKVKGTSLVVKQGTKVKGIRLVDGDHDIDCKIDGFGAMKLKSEFVKKL
- a CDS encoding PadR family transcriptional regulator, translated to MAMSQMLKGLLEGCLLAIIDKGETYGYEMSEKLQAYGFTMVSEGSIYPVLLRMKKDGWVETIQKTLPSGGPKRKYYILTDAGRQELLAFKQRWAEVSSGVDRVLREGNEDGTFKKES
- a CDS encoding aldo/keto reductase, with the protein product MQRIALTEDLSFSRIVHGMWRLAEWDMSTQERLTFIEQCIELGITTFDHADIYGGYTCEGLFGEALRLKPELRDQIEIVTKTGIKLTGDFNPGQTLNHYDTTKAHIIRQAERSLQELAIDQIDTLLIHRPDPLMDPDEVAEAFTALHESGKVRTFGVSNHLPSQQRLLQSRLPFKLVTNQLELSPMQLKHFEDGAVDLCHEERMPLMAWSPLAGGRLFSEEDYAPLRDTLHTIAARHDVSGIDTVVYAWLLAHPARILPIIGSGKIERVQSGVEALKIELTREEWFEILKAARGRDVD
- a CDS encoding GNAT family N-acetyltransferase codes for the protein MIRNCRRDDLQAVLHIYNDAIVNSTAVYHYEPVTFQNRVAWYEDKKAQGFPMIVWEEGDVVMGFATFGPFRPWPAYKYTVEHSVYVHPGYRGKGIGNKLLREIIRLAEAREYKTVIGGIDASNVTSIRAHEKVGFVHSGTIKQAGYKFGKWLDLSFYQLELKGPETPEEG